A part of Magnetospirillum sp. genomic DNA contains:
- a CDS encoding iron ABC transporter permease: MARLEGASAARAAWRALALRRTGFFAAGAGALAASFLLDVATGPAMLSVSDVAASLLGASADPTANAIVWTIRLPVAVMALLVGAALGMTGAVMQTILNNPLASSYTLGVSAGAGFGAALVIVMGASLPVPEAYAVPVSAFVFAGVACACVWLLGGIRGATPETLVLAGIALMFLFQALQSLLQFLASPEALQQIVFWLFGSLQRSNWQKLAIVGATLAVAAPLLMRDAWALTALRLGDERAAALGVDVRGVRLRGFLFVSVATGIAVAFVGTIGFVGLVAPHVARMLLGEDQRIFLPGAALVGAILLSAASVASKTVSPGALFPIGIVTALVGVPFFAALILTARQARL; encoded by the coding sequence GCGGCGCGTGCGGCTTGGCGCGCTCTCGCGCTGCGCCGCACGGGGTTCTTCGCCGCCGGTGCGGGTGCGCTGGCGGCGAGTTTCCTGCTCGACGTCGCAACCGGTCCTGCGATGCTGTCCGTCAGCGACGTGGCGGCATCGCTGCTGGGCGCCAGCGCCGACCCTACCGCGAACGCGATCGTCTGGACGATCCGGCTCCCAGTCGCGGTCATGGCGCTGCTGGTCGGGGCGGCGCTCGGCATGACGGGTGCGGTCATGCAGACCATCCTCAACAACCCGCTTGCATCGAGCTACACGCTCGGCGTGTCGGCGGGTGCGGGCTTTGGTGCCGCCTTGGTGATCGTGATGGGCGCTTCTTTGCCGGTGCCGGAAGCCTACGCCGTACCGGTCTCGGCCTTCGTGTTTGCGGGCGTTGCGTGCGCGTGCGTGTGGCTGCTCGGCGGCATTCGCGGTGCGACACCCGAAACGCTTGTGCTGGCCGGGATTGCGCTCATGTTCCTGTTCCAAGCGCTCCAGTCGCTCCTGCAGTTCCTCGCGTCGCCCGAAGCGCTCCAGCAGATCGTGTTCTGGCTGTTCGGCAGCTTACAGCGGTCGAACTGGCAGAAGCTCGCGATCGTCGGTGCGACGCTCGCCGTGGCCGCACCGCTGCTGATGCGCGACGCGTGGGCGCTCACGGCTTTGCGCCTCGGCGACGAGCGGGCGGCCGCACTCGGCGTCGATGTGCGCGGCGTGCGGCTGCGCGGTTTCCTGTTCGTGTCCGTGGCGACCGGAATCGCCGTCGCGTTCGTCGGCACGATCGGGTTTGTCGGGCTCGTGGCGCCGCACGTGGCGCGCATGCTGCTGGGCGAGGATCAGCGCATCTTCCTGCCGGGTGCTGCCCTTGTCGGCGCCATCCTGCTTTCGGCCGCTTCGGTTGCGAGCAAGACGGTGTCGCCGGGCGCACTGTTTCCGATCGGCATCGTCACAGCTTTGGTCGGCGTGCCGTTCTTCGCAGCCCTGATCTTGACCGCGCGACAGGCCAGGTTGTGA
- a CDS encoding ABC transporter ATP-binding protein, with protein MADAFAARLHLEAVGVRYGAERAVDRVDCTARAGEFVVLVGPNGSGKSSLLRAVAGLQRHEGLVRLEGAPAAAIGFMPQDNGAHAALTVLEAALLGRLRALGLAVPPAELDRAVASLDRLGIAHLSARRLTELSGGQRQLVFLAQLLASEPAVLLLDEPTSALDMRNQLLLLDMLAKLAHANGLIVVAALHDLNAAARFADRVLVLDRGRLVADGPPAATLTSELIARTYRVHAEIARLPGDGIAIIPVAALDGSEPR; from the coding sequence ATGGCGGACGCCTTCGCCGCGCGCCTGCATCTCGAAGCGGTCGGCGTTCGCTACGGCGCCGAACGCGCGGTCGATCGCGTCGATTGCACGGCGCGCGCGGGCGAGTTCGTGGTGCTGGTCGGGCCCAACGGCTCGGGAAAGTCGTCGCTGCTGCGTGCCGTAGCCGGGCTGCAGCGGCACGAAGGCCTTGTTCGGCTCGAGGGCGCGCCTGCTGCCGCGATCGGCTTCATGCCGCAGGACAACGGCGCGCACGCAGCGCTCACCGTGCTGGAGGCGGCGTTGCTCGGCCGCCTGCGCGCGCTCGGCCTCGCGGTTCCGCCGGCCGAACTCGACCGCGCGGTCGCCTCGCTCGACCGGCTTGGGATCGCGCATCTTTCGGCACGCCGCTTGACGGAACTCTCGGGCGGTCAAAGACAACTCGTGTTTCTCGCGCAGTTGCTTGCGAGCGAACCAGCCGTTCTGCTGCTCGATGAGCCCACAAGCGCGCTCGACATGCGCAACCAGCTGTTGCTGCTGGACATGCTGGCGAAGCTTGCGCACGCGAACGGGCTCATCGTCGTCGCCGCCTTGCACGATCTGAATGCCGCGGCGCGATTTGCCGACCGGGTACTGGTGCTCGATCGGGGCCGCCTCGTTGCCGACGGTCCGCCGGCTGCGACGCTGACTTCGGAACTGATCGCGAGAACGTACCGTGTGCATGCAGAAATAGCGCGATTGCCGGGTGACGGGATCGCGATCATTCCTGTTGCGGCACTCGATGGGAGCGAACCGCGCTAA
- a CDS encoding pentapeptide repeat-containing protein, whose protein sequence is MSSTPSSETELEDVRKYLAATKKALVGAPNKPHDLSHRNLAKVNFEGRSMARARLMGTDLSEARMARADLLEADLFGANLTNADMNGANLQNAVLRGASLRGANMNGANLSGADFRGGVMMGQSGTGRVGLEITDLTDCLADYATASRAQMTGVDLSGASFQGANLEGAILFGANLANTNLAYANLRGADLSDARLGKTSLIGADLSNAKFANAKADGANFSGANMTNVDTKSFDLARSIMSAKPPLLGRNQLPANLKTALDGHAAWLASVGRSGCQALLEGVDFSYFDLSGIDLSGAVLRNAKFVGANLAGAVLLLANLRGVDMFHADLSGAKLHGTMFDGAKLREVEFAGAKALPLPIANADGSSSTRMQPTSFVGADMTGAKVKGFDMSQAATEGARLP, encoded by the coding sequence ATGTCCTCCACGCCGAGCTCGGAGACCGAACTCGAAGACGTTCGGAAATATCTCGCGGCGACGAAAAAGGCATTGGTCGGCGCGCCCAACAAGCCGCACGACCTGTCGCACCGAAATCTTGCCAAAGTAAATTTCGAAGGGCGCTCGATGGCGCGCGCGCGCCTGATGGGCACGGACCTCTCGGAGGCGCGCATGGCGCGCGCCGATCTGCTCGAGGCCGATCTGTTCGGCGCCAATCTCACCAACGCCGACATGAACGGCGCCAATCTGCAGAATGCGGTGCTGCGCGGCGCGTCGCTGCGCGGCGCGAACATGAACGGCGCCAACTTGTCCGGTGCCGATTTTCGCGGCGGCGTGATGATGGGCCAATCGGGTACGGGGCGCGTCGGGCTTGAAATCACCGACCTCACCGATTGCCTTGCCGATTACGCCACCGCCTCGCGCGCGCAGATGACGGGTGTGGATCTGTCGGGGGCGAGCTTCCAGGGCGCCAATCTCGAAGGGGCGATCCTGTTCGGCGCCAATCTCGCCAACACGAATCTCGCCTACGCCAATCTGCGCGGGGCCGACTTGTCGGATGCGCGGCTCGGCAAAACCTCGCTGATCGGCGCCGATCTTTCCAACGCCAAATTCGCGAACGCCAAAGCCGACGGCGCCAATTTCTCCGGCGCCAACATGACCAACGTCGACACTAAAAGCTTCGATCTCGCGCGCTCGATCATGTCGGCCAAGCCCCCGCTGCTGGGCCGCAACCAGCTGCCCGCAAATCTGAAAACCGCGCTCGACGGCCATGCGGCGTGGCTTGCAAGCGTCGGGCGCAGCGGCTGCCAAGCCTTGCTCGAAGGAGTCGATTTCAGCTATTTCGACCTCTCCGGCATCGACCTGTCGGGCGCCGTTTTGCGCAACGCCAAATTCGTCGGCGCCAATCTTGCCGGGGCGGTGCTGCTGCTCGCCAACCTGCGCGGCGTCGACATGTTCCATGCCGATCTGAGCGGCGCCAAGCTACACGGCACCATGTTCGACGGGGCGAAGCTACGCGAGGTCGAATTCGCAGGCGCCAAAGCCCTGCCGCTGCCGATCGCCAATGCCGACGGCTCGAGTTCGACACGCATGCAGCCCACGAGCTTCGTCGGCGCCGACATGACCGGCGCAAAGGTCAAAGGCTTCGACATGTCGCAAGCCGCGACCGAAGGCGCGCGGCTGCCTTAA
- the msrA gene encoding peptide-methionine (S)-S-oxide reductase MsrA, which yields MFFTRKKAEMPSPDTAPKGRDTRMKVPAKHFVNGQALEPPYPAGSVTAMFGLGCFWGAERKFWQLPGVHVTAVGYAAGYTPNPTYEEVCSGATGHNEVVHVVFDPARIAYERLLQVFFESHDPTQGMRQGNDVGTQYRSGIYTYSPTQQAAAERAKAAFAPVLAKAGFGAITTEILSAPEFYYAEAYHQQYLAKNPNGYCGLGGTGVSCPIGTGASAA from the coding sequence ATGTTTTTCACGCGCAAAAAAGCCGAAATGCCGTCGCCCGACACAGCCCCCAAGGGGCGCGACACGCGCATGAAAGTGCCGGCAAAGCACTTCGTGAACGGCCAAGCGCTCGAGCCGCCCTATCCGGCTGGGAGCGTGACGGCGATGTTCGGTCTCGGCTGTTTTTGGGGGGCCGAGCGCAAATTCTGGCAATTGCCGGGCGTGCATGTCACGGCCGTGGGCTATGCCGCCGGCTACACGCCGAACCCCACCTATGAAGAAGTGTGCAGCGGGGCGACCGGCCACAACGAAGTCGTGCATGTCGTGTTCGACCCGGCGCGCATCGCCTACGAGCGGCTGCTGCAGGTCTTTTTCGAAAGCCACGACCCGACCCAAGGCATGCGCCAGGGCAACGACGTGGGCACCCAGTATCGCTCGGGCATCTACACCTATTCGCCGACCCAGCAGGCGGCAGCCGAGCGTGCCAAGGCGGCATTCGCACCCGTGCTGGCCAAAGCCGGTTTCGGCGCAATCACGACCGAAATTCTGTCCGCCCCCGAATTCTACTATGCAGAGGCCTACCATCAGCAATATCTCGCCAAGAACCCGAACGGCTATTGCGGGCTCGGCGGCACGGGCGTTTCCTGCCCGATCGGCACCGGTGCGAGTGCGGCCTAA
- a CDS encoding haloacid dehalogenase type II: MKEPVKACVFDAYGTLFDVHAAVRAYAGRVGAAAEAVSVLWRTKQLEYTWVRSLMGRHADFAQVTGEALDYVLARHAIADPALRADLMAAYRRLAAYPEVGASLDVLAKGGRRLAILSNGTQAWLEDAVSAARLGGRFAAVWSVEAVGIYKPDTRVYRLATDGFGLDANEIGFVSSNPWDAAGAANFGFRAVWVNRTGLPGEYASVAAVPQVASLTDLQAHFG, encoded by the coding sequence ATGAAAGAGCCTGTAAAAGCCTGCGTTTTCGACGCATACGGAACATTGTTCGACGTCCACGCGGCAGTGCGCGCGTACGCGGGCCGCGTCGGTGCAGCGGCCGAGGCGGTTTCGGTCCTGTGGCGCACCAAGCAACTCGAATACACGTGGGTGCGCAGCCTCATGGGCCGCCATGCCGATTTTGCGCAAGTGACCGGCGAAGCGTTGGACTATGTGCTGGCCCGACACGCCATCGCCGATCCGGCCTTACGCGCCGATCTGATGGCAGCCTATCGCCGCTTGGCCGCGTATCCAGAAGTCGGCGCAAGTCTCGACGTTCTGGCAAAAGGCGGGCGGCGGTTGGCGATCCTGTCGAACGGCACACAAGCTTGGCTTGAAGATGCGGTTTCGGCCGCACGGCTCGGCGGGCGCTTTGCGGCCGTTTGGTCGGTCGAGGCGGTCGGCATCTACAAACCCGATACGCGCGTCTATCGCCTGGCGACCGATGGGTTCGGCTTGGACGCAAACGAGATCGGCTTTGTGTCGTCCAACCCGTGGGACGCGGCGGGGGCCGCCAATTTCGGGTTCCGCGCCGTGTGGGTAAACCGCACCGGCTTGCCCGGCGAATATGCGAGCGTTGCCGCCGTCCCGCAGGTCGCAAGCCTTACGGACTTGCAGGCGCATTTCGGCTAG
- a CDS encoding tyrosine-type recombinase/integrase, producing MPLTLKRRGAVWYVRGTVRGQTVYESAGTGARDLAEAYRAKREHELWQRAVFGERAAIPFAQAALGYLEHRTPGPRDAKRVARLVEHFRGVMLHKIDQVAADRAVASICRPNAAPGTKLRAVLIPLTAILTYAAKRGWCDRPGFERPRQPKGRTAWLTPDEATRLHDAAGEALRPLVMFMVCTGARVAEALELDWADVDLQRGSCVLRETKNGRDRIVRLAPAAVAALANLDGRKGAVFRRPDGEPYADKERQEGGQFKTAWRGACRRAGLGGWRRAVPSADLVAAAAGAEFTAVKWRPAITPHGLRHTWATWYYATTRDALRLMHRGDWSGLQLVERYAHLATSEIVPAIAQVWGAAHPDMWETDHAATRAASVQPFRANG from the coding sequence ATGCCCCTCACGCTCAAGCGCCGCGGCGCCGTCTGGTACGTGCGCGGCACCGTCCGAGGCCAGACTGTTTACGAAAGTGCAGGCACTGGTGCGCGCGACCTTGCCGAGGCGTACCGCGCGAAACGCGAGCACGAGCTGTGGCAACGTGCTGTCTTTGGCGAGCGCGCGGCAATCCCCTTCGCCCAAGCTGCCTTAGGCTATCTCGAGCACCGCACGCCGGGCCCGCGCGACGCCAAGCGCGTGGCGCGGCTCGTCGAACATTTCCGCGGCGTGATGCTGCACAAGATCGACCAAGTCGCCGCCGATCGCGCGGTCGCTTCGATCTGCCGGCCGAACGCGGCCCCGGGCACGAAGCTTCGCGCCGTGCTGATTCCGCTCACCGCGATCTTGACCTATGCCGCCAAGCGCGGCTGGTGCGACCGGCCCGGCTTTGAGCGGCCGCGCCAGCCCAAGGGCCGCACGGCGTGGCTCACGCCCGACGAAGCCACGCGGCTGCACGATGCCGCCGGCGAAGCGCTGCGCCCGCTCGTGATGTTCATGGTCTGCACGGGTGCGCGCGTGGCCGAAGCGCTCGAGCTCGATTGGGCCGACGTCGATCTGCAGCGCGGATCCTGCGTGCTGCGCGAAACCAAAAACGGCCGTGACCGCATCGTGCGCCTGGCCCCAGCCGCAGTCGCCGCCCTCGCCAATCTCGACGGCCGCAAGGGGGCGGTTTTCCGCCGGCCGGACGGCGAGCCCTATGCCGACAAAGAGCGGCAAGAGGGCGGCCAGTTCAAAACCGCGTGGCGGGGGGCGTGCAGGCGCGCGGGCCTCGGCGGCTGGCGCCGTGCGGTGCCCTCGGCCGATCTCGTTGCAGCGGCGGCGGGTGCGGAGTTTACGGCCGTCAAATGGCGGCCCGCGATCACGCCGCACGGGCTGCGCCACACCTGGGCGACCTGGTACTACGCGACGACGCGCGATGCGCTGCGCTTGATGCACCGCGGCGACTGGTCGGGCCTGCAGCTGGTCGAGCGCTACGCGCATCTGGCGACGTCCGAGATCGTGCCCGCGATTGCGCAAGTGTGGGGCGCTGCACACCCGGACATGTGGGAGACCGACCACGCCGCGACCCGTGCAGCATCCGTGCAGCCGTTCCGCGCAAACGGATAA
- a CDS encoding DUF2312 domain-containing protein translates to MSDIGHNSGAAPPPPVEVGGIAAQKLRAFIDKIERLEAEKADLATDIRETYAEAKGNGFDTKIMKKIIALKKLEEPDRKEQDELLDLYRQAVGI, encoded by the coding sequence ATGAGCGACATCGGCCACAACAGCGGGGCGGCACCGCCGCCGCCCGTCGAAGTCGGCGGCATCGCGGCCCAAAAGCTACGCGCGTTCATCGACAAGATCGAACGGCTCGAAGCCGAGAAGGCCGACCTCGCGACCGACATCCGCGAGACCTATGCCGAGGCCAAGGGCAACGGCTTCGACACGAAGATCATGAAAAAGATCATTGCCCTCAAAAAGCTCGAAGAACCCGACCGCAAGGAACAGGACGAACTGCTCGACCTGTACCGCCAAGCGGTCGGGATTTGA
- a CDS encoding YdaS family helix-turn-helix protein has protein sequence METTSPLERAVQKLGGQSATARALNVSQASVWYWLKHGKVSAEYTPRLAQLAGLAAHELRPDIFPPPVAQSEKAGAA, from the coding sequence ATGGAGACGACATCGCCCCTGGAACGCGCCGTCCAAAAGCTCGGCGGCCAAAGCGCCACCGCCCGCGCGCTCAATGTGAGCCAAGCGTCGGTTTGGTATTGGCTCAAACACGGCAAGGTATCGGCGGAATACACGCCAAGGCTTGCCCAGCTTGCGGGCCTTGCCGCGCACGAGCTGCGCCCCGACATTTTCCCGCCGCCGGTCGCGCAATCCGAAAAAGCAGGTGCCGCATGA
- a CDS encoding MT-A70 family methyltransferase, whose translation MNGELFPDIDRSPASRTGYASPVAWRSWPFGDLAPASFGMIMADPPWAYRMRGKTGYGKSPQAHYDCIDIDDLCALPVDRLAATDCLLFMWTTWPFLANGAAHKLIKAWGFEPKTGFPWKKLTKKGKIAFATGYILRSCTEVVIVAVRGAPAYDDFYRARTRGLIEAQAREHSRKPDCVYEMAERLVPAARRLDLFARERRAGWSAWGNETTKFQPPVPTPANPYQPLPTTRALACEAASRPDDSVAANRSRESAAASPVSCSVSLPSDDDLLEIPRFLKRGPDGRLLYPQDTAPAGRVFP comes from the coding sequence ATGAACGGCGAGCTTTTTCCAGATATCGATCGAAGCCCCGCGTCGCGCACCGGCTATGCTTCGCCGGTCGCCTGGCGCAGCTGGCCGTTCGGCGATCTTGCGCCCGCAAGCTTCGGCATGATCATGGCCGATCCGCCCTGGGCCTATCGCATGCGCGGCAAAACCGGCTACGGCAAAAGCCCGCAGGCGCACTACGATTGCATCGACATCGACGATCTTTGCGCCTTGCCCGTGGATCGGTTGGCGGCGACGGATTGCCTGCTGTTCATGTGGACGACGTGGCCGTTTTTGGCGAACGGTGCGGCGCACAAGTTGATCAAGGCTTGGGGCTTTGAGCCCAAGACCGGCTTTCCGTGGAAGAAGCTGACCAAGAAGGGCAAGATTGCCTTCGCCACAGGCTATATCCTGCGCAGCTGCACGGAAGTGGTGATCGTGGCGGTGCGCGGCGCGCCTGCCTACGACGATTTCTATCGCGCGCGGACGCGCGGGCTGATCGAGGCCCAGGCGCGCGAGCATAGCCGCAAGCCCGATTGCGTCTACGAGATGGCGGAACGGCTTGTGCCCGCCGCCCGGCGGCTCGATCTGTTTGCACGCGAGCGGCGGGCGGGTTGGTCCGCGTGGGGCAACGAAACGACCAAGTTCCAACCCCCGGTTCCAACCCCTGCCAACCCCTACCAACCCCTTCCAACCACGCGCGCCCTCGCTTGCGAGGCCGCTTCCCGCCCGGACGATTCCGTCGCAGCGAATCGATCGCGGGAGAGTGCTGCAGCGAGCCCGGTCAGCTGCAGCGTTTCTTTGCCGAGCGACGACGATCTGTTGGAGATCCCGCGCTTTCTGAAACGCGGGCCCGACGGGCGGCTGCTCTATCCGCAGGATACGGCCCCAGCAGGTCGGGTGTTTCCGTGA
- a CDS encoding phage/plasmid primase, P4 family, protein MPVSKLDAKSARAKARQKSPKQVADLILEEMAEPNCFERGQLFAGLVQGRSGLAYGYNGRYWEPASPATLKRIAYLGDIASCGTTKRSRITDIVAVLEASVYKHDLEFVRTNDHEIPVRNGVVDVLTNKIRPHRKADWLDSVLPVDFDPDAVAEDFLEALKDWFGNAFGAADDRAEALIDFFGYVALPHARFKKALFLHGEGDSGKSVPLKLLRKFVGDEFSCSLGVDEMDDPVKRAVIKHKRLNILTELSSDAMIRDGGFKTMVSTEEPILLNPKYENPHTYVPIAKHVIAANSFPQVNDRSAATFNRLLPIPFTRVFQAHEQDEGLFVRLTTPAAMSGLLNLAIVGARRVIARGGKFVTPKAGLDLAQTMKEESNPFYQFQAARLIADATGSVRAGELADEFNAWRKGGKKIDTRTIGKLARGAGLPWGDIWNQVNGGNDKGIKGWRLRVASDGGEDPTAGDIG, encoded by the coding sequence TTGCCCGTCTCGAAGCTTGATGCGAAATCCGCCCGCGCGAAGGCGCGGCAGAAATCGCCCAAACAGGTTGCCGATCTGATCCTGGAAGAGATGGCCGAGCCGAATTGCTTCGAGCGCGGCCAGCTTTTTGCCGGGCTCGTGCAGGGGCGCTCGGGCCTCGCCTATGGCTACAATGGGCGCTATTGGGAGCCGGCATCGCCCGCCACGCTGAAGCGCATCGCGTATCTGGGCGACATTGCTTCGTGTGGCACCACCAAGCGCAGCCGCATCACCGACATCGTCGCCGTGCTCGAGGCTTCCGTGTACAAGCACGATCTCGAATTCGTGCGCACCAACGACCACGAGATCCCGGTGCGCAACGGCGTGGTCGATGTGCTGACCAACAAGATCCGGCCGCACCGCAAGGCCGACTGGCTCGACAGCGTGTTGCCGGTCGATTTCGACCCCGATGCCGTGGCCGAAGACTTCCTCGAAGCGCTCAAGGATTGGTTCGGCAACGCGTTCGGGGCGGCAGACGATCGCGCGGAAGCGCTGATCGATTTTTTCGGCTATGTGGCCTTGCCGCATGCGCGCTTCAAAAAGGCGCTGTTCCTGCACGGCGAGGGCGACAGCGGCAAATCGGTGCCGCTGAAGCTGCTGCGCAAATTCGTAGGCGACGAATTCAGCTGTTCGCTCGGCGTCGACGAGATGGACGATCCGGTCAAGCGCGCCGTGATCAAGCACAAGCGGCTCAACATCCTGACCGAGCTGTCGAGCGACGCGATGATTCGCGACGGCGGCTTCAAGACCATGGTCTCGACCGAAGAGCCGATCCTGCTCAACCCGAAATACGAGAACCCGCACACCTACGTGCCGATCGCCAAGCACGTGATCGCGGCGAACTCGTTTCCGCAGGTCAACGACCGCTCGGCCGCGACCTTCAACCGGCTGCTGCCGATCCCGTTCACGCGCGTGTTCCAAGCGCACGAGCAGGATGAAGGGCTGTTTGTGCGCCTCACCACGCCCGCGGCGATGAGCGGGCTCTTGAACCTCGCCATCGTGGGTGCGCGCCGCGTGATTGCGCGCGGCGGGAAGTTCGTCACGCCCAAGGCTGGGCTCGATCTCGCCCAGACCATGAAGGAAGAGAGCAACCCGTTCTACCAGTTCCAGGCGGCACGCCTCATTGCCGATGCGACAGGCAGCGTGCGCGCGGGCGAGCTCGCCGACGAGTTCAACGCCTGGCGCAAGGGCGGCAAGAAGATCGACACGCGCACGATCGGCAAGCTGGCGCGCGGGGCCGGGCTGCCGTGGGGCGACATCTGGAACCAAGTCAACGGCGGCAACGACAAGGGCATCAAGGGATGGCGGTTGCGCGTGGCATCGGACGGCGGGGAAGACCCGACCGCGGGCGATATCGGCTGA
- a CDS encoding HNH endonuclease signature motif containing protein yields MPSAPPKHRPVGWVSPEEYDRTRGSAASRGYDAKWRIIRAAHLKRHPACVWCADRATEVDHIDGNARNNVATNLRSACKPCHSRRTARDQGFASR; encoded by the coding sequence ATGCCCAGCGCCCCGCCCAAGCATCGGCCGGTGGGGTGGGTGTCGCCTGAAGAGTATGACCGCACGCGCGGTTCGGCTGCATCGCGTGGCTACGATGCGAAGTGGCGCATCATTCGGGCAGCACATCTGAAGCGGCATCCGGCCTGCGTGTGGTGTGCGGATCGCGCAACCGAGGTCGATCACATCGACGGCAACGCGCGCAACAACGTGGCAACGAACCTGCGTTCGGCGTGCAAGCCCTGCCATTCGCGCCGCACCGCCCGCGACCAAGGCTTCGCCTCGCGCTGA
- a CDS encoding phage terminase small subunit P27 family, with translation MPRGPKPQSAEVKRAKGNPGRRRLVDAPAVLPGLAIAPPQRLALAARKIWAQLAPELGRLNFLRESDRPAFERYCEHLAKWWELTRALRKEGMTYFSKSDHNPDGLYRANPKFLIRERIEKRLEVLEDRFGLSPAARQQILHRAAMQAPQLPPGGLFGDQTDPANPDQPPPPSPAGEASPIGLLNRSGGLH, from the coding sequence ATGCCGCGAGGCCCCAAACCCCAATCGGCCGAGGTCAAGCGCGCCAAGGGCAACCCTGGCCGCCGCCGTCTCGTCGATGCGCCGGCCGTTCTGCCAGGCTTGGCGATCGCACCGCCGCAGCGCTTGGCGCTCGCCGCGCGCAAGATCTGGGCGCAGCTCGCCCCCGAGCTCGGCCGCCTCAATTTCTTGCGCGAGAGCGACCGCCCGGCCTTTGAGCGCTACTGCGAACACTTGGCCAAATGGTGGGAGTTGACGCGCGCCCTTCGCAAAGAGGGCATGACGTATTTCTCGAAGTCCGACCACAACCCCGACGGTCTCTACCGCGCCAATCCGAAATTCCTGATTCGCGAGCGGATCGAAAAGCGCCTCGAAGTTTTGGAAGACCGTTTCGGCCTGTCGCCGGCCGCCCGCCAGCAGATCCTGCACCGCGCCGCGATGCAAGCACCGCAGCTCCCCCCCGGCGGCCTGTTCGGCGACCAGACCGATCCCGCAAACCCCGACCAGCCGCCGCCGCCGTCGCCCGCCGGCGAAGCCAGCCCGATCGGCCTCTTGAACCGCTCCGGCGGCCTGCACTGA